GATCActgcaaataattttaattttcaaactaGGTATTTTTATGGATCactaaatacacacatatgtgtattttaATGTTACAAACTAGAaagtatcacacacacacacatacacacacacgacgTTTTCGAattcacaaatggaaaacatgtaattttaaatcCCAACCCTACAATCACttaaaagtttatataaaattcagagtttaatttcttcaataaagttcagcttttctttctttttaaaattgtatcctTCCTATCATATCATtccatccagaaaaaaaataatttaaaaaaggaaatgtgagtACAAGGAGAACATCTGTTTTCTCATGCCTCCTGCTGAACTCtataaaaaaatctacaaatttgTTTTTACCAAAACTTAAAGCAAATCAtttccactttggaaaactaATATTTGCCTATTTAATTCTCACCTGGATAAAACTATGCATTTCTGAAATCAGTTTTGACATCTGGTTCTTTTTTCTAAGTCGAAAGCAGTAAAGTTGGAGCTTATCTCCTTCTTCACAGGGGATATTGTGACATTGTCCTGTCCCCACTACATCCATTTTTCCTCTGTCATCCTGAACTTCATAGATTGTGGTCTTCTGATTTACTGTTTTCTGTAACAGAaaattaatattctgttcctGAGAATGTAATTAATAACAACCACATATGGGCTAAAGTCCCTTGTAAGAGAGTTAAACAAGATGCAGGAGAGCAACTCCTAGTACAGATATGCATATATCTTAGGCCAGATCTTTGCAGAGAGCCCTCCCTCAATATCCTTTTTGTTTAAGTCTTTCCTATCTGAGGTATTTCTATGAGAGTTCTAGAACAATGAGTTTTCTTCCAAATTTCTACTGCTTTCACCTCCAGGGCAGCTATGCTTCCCATAGCACCTTGATACCGAGGAAGCTGAAATCTCTGATAGCCTTTTTAGGTCTCTGGCCCTATGCAAAAACAATGGATATCTGCTACAACTGTTTATTCAGTGAATGATGAGGAATCTGTAAGAAAAAGCAAGCTTTTAGTAACTCTCTAATTACTTTTTCTACCTTCTGCGTTTACTGAGTCTCTTTCAATATTTGTACCCCCTCCTGAAACCAAGTCCTTGAGCTCAAACATTCCAGCTTTTCGCTATTACTCATCATTCTAGAATTGGGTTTATAAGAATCATCTTTTTAAGAGTGTgtacataggccgggcgcagtggctcatgcctgtaatcccagcactttgggaggccaaggcaggcagatcacagggtcaggagaccgagaccatcctggctaacatggtgaaacctcatctctactaaaaatacaaaaaattagccaggcgtagtggcacacgtctatagtcccagctactcgggaggctgaggcaggagaatcgcttgaatccaggaggcgaaggttgcagtgagctgagatcgcgccactgcactacaacctgggctacagagccagactccgtctcaaaaaacaaacaaacaaaaagaatgtgtACAGAAAGTAATGCAGGTTAAATGGCTTGTTCTAGGAAACAAATATAATGGATAGTGAATATTGATCAGATAAGAAATTGCTTGAATCAATAGCAGAGGATAGATGCTTTTTTGGGGGGTTGAATATCTCATGCTAACTAGTTTCATGAATTTGGACTGGAGCATTTCAGGAAAAGCACTCTGTGCTCTATTTTTTTGGTTACTtatatataaatgacaaatttagATTACCTGATTTTCCAAGTATCATCCAAATTCGTATTTCCCAATTGTTCCATTTCTTTATGATGAATTAGTTTCATTTGGTCAGAACATTGTCCTACCTACTTTCTGCATTTGTTTTCCAGTCATGAGTTTTCCAGtcaatttatttcttattctgaCTGTCACAACCAGAACTCAAGCCTCAGAGGACAATacttcattcaaaataaaaacaatgtgatTTTTATGACAGTAGAGATAACAACCAAAGGGATAAACTTAGTATTACATGTGTATGGATGTAGACCTCACACTGTCCTTGATCACTTAGCATAGATAATAACAACTGATAAAGTCTTAAGGTTTCTCAGTGAACATTACTGTAAAGACTAAAGTTTAGTGTTCTGGGATGGAGAACTTGGGAAAGAAACATTAACAGGTCCCCTAATCCCAGTCTTATCTTCAGAGAAGGCTTTATCCACCTGCCATTCGTCTTCAGAGTCCTGGATTCTAATATCCAGTTTATAGGCGAAGCTTCATCTCACACATCAAGGCTTTTAATTTCAGGTGTTggtggaaaaatgaaacaaaaaaattttgaGGACTTACCTTATGTAGCATAAATATCCCATATACAATATTTCCTGAAGCTTGTTTGTGAAGAATATCAGTCTTCAGAGTTTCCTTTGCTCTGTTGATGATTTTATTTGGAACCTCAAACATTTGGTTAGGACCAGCTTCAGATACAGAAGACTCTTCGTTGACCTCTAGGAGACTATCATATTCCAAATAATCTGATATGACGATGATTTTCTTTCCATTGAATTTCTCCTTCAAGTTGGTGTTTAAAACCTTCACATGGAAGAACTGTGTTGGTGTAGCCACTGTAGcatgaaacattatttttttctccatttctgggGTCTCGTATTCAAATGGCTTCGTTGTACTCAGTACCTTCACTATCATTGGGCCCTTTTGGAGAATATTTCTTCTGGGAGTTACCGGACATTTGGCCACTGTTTTCGGGTTCTGCGTATGATAGCacaggagaacaaagaaaaatgtctaATTGAGAAATACAGAACTGCTATTCAGTGAACTCAGTATAACATAGGGCCCCAAAACTGGCACGGATGTTTAGAGCTGGAGTCAGGATAGACAGGGATTGCTAGCCAGGGCAGATGATACCTTAAACTGGTATAATAGCAAAAGGAAGTAATAGAGGAGACCATATAGTGAAAAGACGACCTTTCTCTAAACAGAATCATCCTTAAGAAATAAAGCATAAGAGCAACATAAGACCAGTGGATACTGAAAGCCAGTGTCATGAagtaacttaaaataaattttagggccagggacggtggctcacacctataatcccagcactttggaaggccgaggcgggtggatcacctgagttcaggagttcgagaccagcctggccaaaatgatgaaaccctggctctactaaaagtacaaaaattagccaggtgtggtggcaggcgcttgtaatcccagcaacccgggaggtggagtctgcggtgagccgagatcgtgccacagcacttcagcctgggtgacagagcgagactctgtctcaacaacaacaacaacagtaaatagataaataataaattttagaatgaaatAATTTCTTATACTATTTCTCTTACCAGCTTAAAGTGCCAGAGCCTAAAAATAGACAAAGTTAAATGacacttaaaatgaaaaatggtgcCCACTACAAACTACAGACATGAAGAGTGTTCAGTTATCACCAGTGTAGACAGGGCAATTTTAAGAGCACATCTCGTAGTGTTTCTACCCAAGATTCAGTTAGCTTACAGCGGGTGAGAACACATGTGTGATAAACCCCTCAGAATGCCATCCTCTCAGTAGGCTCAGACTGGAGACACTCTGCAGAGTGTCATTCCCACTACCGTAGCCTTTCTCAGTGTCAGGGCTCTAGCAGGTAGCATGCTCACAGAAACCTGGGGCTCAGAGTGGGTTTTCTTTAACGTATTTTCTCTTTAACATCTCAGTCTCCTTGAATTGCAATAGAACACTTTTAATGCAGGAGGGTTGTTTAATCTATAAGAAAAAGTGCTGAAGGTATGGATAACCTCATTCACAAActagcaggtgctggagaggtcTGACATAGAATACAGTAGACAGCGAGCCCACAGCTGACAGTTCTGTACTCCAcagctctctctcccttccccagacAACACAGAACAGAAAACTTCCTGCAGTCACAGATAATGTCAAGTTCATCAAGTATCCCTGTGGAAGCAAAAGATCAAAATGTAGTGATTTCTCAATACGAACATTTGATTAACTAGCAAATTATCAATGCAATTTTTAAGTAACAGATGAAATCAGTCCTTTACTTTGGgttgaaaaaaacaaagcaaaacggGACCAGGAATAGTGTACCTCAGCTGAGGAAGTGTTGGGTGGAGCTGATGATGAGGTCTTGGGAGGTGGGGAACGGCCCACGGCTGCGGACAAGCCGGCTCCTGCAGGACAGGAAGGCTGAGTCTGCTTCTCGGACATCTTACTCCCTTTCGTTCCAGCCTtttctttggttgttttttttcttttctgcaagtggtttgatttttctgttattcGTTTTCAGTGCCAATTGAAGTAGAGCACATTTTCGTTATTGGATAGTGGTTTCATTATTCCTAAGAAggtgtttcttagaaacttgagAGCTTGCTGCCCATCTCTGGTCAGTTGTAAGAGGTGGGCATAGATGGTTTCATTaaatgaagaaagaggagaaTGTTATACACATTATTTCTCTAATTATTTCTGTTACGGGATGTGCTGACTTGGGATTAGAAAAACTAGGTTTTTATACACATGGACGAAGTATTTACTTACCTGACTGTCACGTTGACACTCCACTCTACAAGAACGAAGGTATcacatttatgttatatatatttacattatatttattcatGTGTTTGGCTCATTGCTTTGATCATCAAAAAGATGTTAAGTTATCATACAATTTGGTAAATCTGAAACTTGATGGGAAGCATGGAAGAAATAACTGCCTGCTGGAGAAGTTGAGTGGAAGAGCCATAGCAGAGCTTCCTCTGTGGAACTGGAAGCCTGCTCCTCTCCCTGAAGCTTACCTGAGCTCCAGGAGTTGCCTCTACTCCTTCAGTGTTGACAGTGCCACTTGTGGAGGGTGCAGGTGAAGCAGGATCGactcccttcttcctctttcttgatGGGGCTAGTTGTTTTGCTGGAATAGATTCAATTTTATTCACAACCAATGCAGAAAAAAAGACGACATATAAACGATCTCCGACAGCTGAAGCAGTTTCAATACAATTTGCTCTCAGTTCCTGCTTGAGGGTTCAGCTGTGCTTCAGTCTACCTCTACTGCATTAGCCCAGCCTGGCCTCAAGGAGGCCAGCAGTCACAAGATAGGCACAGGCACTGACTCATGCTCCTCAGCACTTTCCTCACTCCTCCCCTGTGCACTGAGCACATGCTTCCTGTTCTCTGAACTCCATGTGCTTCAGTCAACCCTTTCACAGTGTAGTTCTCCtatcatttccttttaaaaacaaatgttttcatgACACAGACTGATAGGTCACATTCCCCAGGTAAGCTATTTAAATTATAGAAACCAGTCAAAGGTTTCCATGATGTAGGATATACTGATTTTGAACTTAGacttttttaaatccttttttttttttaacttgatataaCAAGAGGGGAGATCACACTTCTGAGAGGCAGGCTCACATTTAAgtactgcatttttttaaattataaagggTTAAATAGTCTCAATAGAACAGATACATTAATTGACTAAATGCACATATTTTGAATTTAAACAacaatttttatgattttattattatatgagCTTTCTAATGTACTAGAAGTCTCAGTCCCCCTTCAACTCCCTCTCACTTTTGTTCTTTCACTGATCCCAAATAGACACGCTGAAATCCATCAATCCACAACAGTAATGGAATGCCCTAAGTTGTCAACTTGTTGGCCTCTGAAGTACCCACATTGTCTCAGCAGTTGAGTCACAAACTGGGGAAAACACATCTCAAGTATGGCCGAGGTGGGGGTCTAATCAAGGTTGGGGAGGGTTTGGGGATGGTTGCAGGGAATGGGTGTTCCCTCTTCCCAATTaccttttaacttttcttttctaagaGTTTCAGCCAGGTCTTCAAGTGTTGGTATATCTTTGAAAATTTGTATTAGTTTGCCCAAACCAGCATCACCTCGGAACTTTTCTTCCATCAAGTCGGCAATCTGAATTTTGTCATACTCTTCTCTCATTTTTACATTAAGTTTTAAATCATTGCTCAGTAAAGACTTAACCATTCTAAAATGATAATCATTGATGACCTCTAATCCTTTCAGTAGAACaatgttcttgtattttttttccatctttacaGATATAAGTGAGCCTACAAGAGAAAATGGTATACAGTGTTACACGTGTATAAGACAATTTAAAAGATGATGTATGCCTATGTGAGTCAGTGGCCCATATGAAAGAGTTGTTCATGAATATGTGTGATAAAGAGGGACTTACTAAGACCAAATGTGTTACTGTAGAAATTGAGTGGAGAACTGCTGTGTTAGGAATGTCTAAGAAATTCTTCCCTTTGAATGAGAATAGTTGAGTTGGGTCCAGTTGTTACAGGGAGGTCTGAGAACAAGCAATTGTCTCAGTGTTTAGTGTGTGAGCTCTGCAGTGTCAAAGCCCTTGGTTCCTCTTCTTATCCTTTACTAGGGCTGGAGCCTATTCCCCAGATCCCACCTTTTGTTTCTTAAATCTTCCCACACCCAGTATGACTGGAGTGGCCTAGGTGTAAATGGGCTGCAGCCTCCCACCTTATGTGAATAACCTTCTGCTACAGCGCTACAGTTTCATGCTGCGGCACCGACACTATTCTCCTTGACTCTTCCCTAGTTGGCTGTCATTAGCATCCTCCCTTCTTTGGTGCTAGACCATGGCTTCTGTTCTCCGTACCCATAAAACCATCACTTTGCTGAAAATCCGCATGCTTTCTAGTGCAGCATCACAG
This Rhinopithecus roxellana isolate Shanxi Qingling chromosome 8, ASM756505v1, whole genome shotgun sequence DNA region includes the following protein-coding sequences:
- the IFI16 gene encoding gamma-interferon-inducible protein 16, whose product is MEKKYKNIVLLKGLEVINDYHFRMVKSLLSNDLKLNVKMREEYDKIQIADLMEEKFRGDAGLGKLIQIFKDIPTLEDLAETLRKEKLKAKQLAPSRKRKKGVDPASPAPSTSGTVNTEGVEATPGAQKRKKTTKEKAGTKGSKMSEKQTQPSCPAGAGLSAAVGRSPPPKTSSSAPPNTSSAENPKTVAKCPVTPRRNILQKGPMIVKVLSTTKPFEYETPEMEKKIMFHATVATPTQFFHVKVLNTNLKEKFNGKKIIVISDYLEYDSLLEVNEESSVSEAGPNQMFEVPNKIINRAKETLKTDILHKQASGNIVYGIFMLHKKTVNQKTTIYEVQDDRGKMDVVGTGQCHNIPCEEGDKLQLYCFRLRKKNQMSKLISEMHSFIQVKKKTNPRNNDPKSMKLPQEQSQVPNPSEASKTFPESHLQTPQMPPTTPSSSFFIKKSEDTITKMNDLMRMQILKEKSHFPGPFMTSIGTAESHPHTPQMPPSTPSSSFLTTLKPRLKIDPKEVSIEDGVRSDLKEVMVLNATESFVYEPTEQKKMFHATVATENEVFRVKVFNIDLKEKFTPKKIIAISNYVCRSGFLEVYPLTVVVDVNADRKMEIPQGLIRSANITPKINYLRSQTKGSFVNGVFAVHKKNVRGEFTYYEIQDNTGKMEVVVHGRLTTINCEEGDKLKLTCFELAPKSGNNGELRSVIHSHIKVIKARKNKKDIFNPDSSMETSTDFFF